Proteins encoded within one genomic window of Halomonas sp. YLGW01:
- the rpoE gene encoding RNA polymerase sigma factor RpoE yields the protein MDTRETDQALVERAQRGDTRAFDLLVKKYQHKIIGLIGRYVHDHAEVHDVAQEAFIKAYRALGKFRAESAFYTWLYRIAINTAKNHLVSRGRRPPGSDLDIVDAELVDQSGRLSDIESPEASIARDQLEAAVFEAIENLPEDLRTAITLREFDGLSYEDIAQVMDCPVGTVRSRIFRAREAVDRHIQPLVVTARTQDMVHE from the coding sequence ATGGACACCCGGGAAACCGATCAAGCGCTCGTCGAGCGGGCGCAGCGAGGCGATACGCGAGCCTTCGATCTGCTGGTCAAGAAGTATCAGCACAAGATCATCGGCCTGATCGGTCGCTATGTGCATGACCATGCAGAGGTGCATGACGTGGCGCAGGAGGCCTTCATCAAGGCCTATCGTGCGCTCGGCAAGTTCCGCGCCGAGAGTGCCTTCTACACCTGGCTGTATCGCATCGCCATCAATACCGCCAAGAATCACCTGGTATCTCGCGGACGGCGCCCGCCGGGCAGCGATCTGGATATCGTCGATGCCGAGCTGGTCGACCAGAGCGGCCGACTGTCCGACATCGAATCGCCCGAGGCCTCCATCGCGCGCGACCAGCTGGAGGCGGCGGTGTTCGAGGCCATCGAGAATCTGCCCGAGGATCTGCGCACGGCCATTACCCTGCGCGAGTTCGACGGCCTGTCCTACGAGGACATCGCCCAGGTGATGGATTGCCCGGTGGGCACGGTGCGTTCGCGCATCTTCCGTGCCCGGGAAGCCGTCGATCGCCATATCCAGCCGCTGGTGGTGACCGCGCGCACGCAGGACATGGTCCACGAATGA
- a CDS encoding sigma-E factor negative regulatory protein, with translation MNQNPRESLSALMDSEADDLELPRVLKSLDESGEVAETWRRYHLARSLMQRDRDLDVTTDLSAGIMARLADEPVPAPETPVAPARGLFSRVGSFAGSAAAAAAVSLMVITGVQYYNASEDGGLAGQPGLVSAPGATAGDAGSVQRPSLVDLPLFQSSASDRGLINVGAGIKSPMMMSPSVRQSQRADHQQARLLQSYLDRHAQGAAYGSGDAWMPLLRASGQESLGLR, from the coding sequence ATGAATCAGAATCCACGGGAGTCATTGTCTGCCTTGATGGACAGCGAGGCCGACGATCTCGAGCTACCCCGGGTACTCAAGTCGCTGGACGAGTCCGGCGAGGTAGCCGAGACGTGGCGTCGCTACCATCTGGCCCGCAGTCTGATGCAGCGCGACCGGGATCTCGATGTGACCACCGACCTGTCGGCGGGCATCATGGCAAGACTCGCCGATGAACCGGTCCCGGCGCCCGAGACGCCGGTCGCGCCGGCTCGAGGCCTGTTTTCCCGTGTCGGCTCCTTCGCAGGCAGTGCCGCGGCGGCCGCTGCCGTTTCGTTGATGGTGATTACCGGCGTGCAGTATTACAACGCCTCGGAGGACGGTGGCTTGGCAGGGCAGCCGGGATTGGTCAGTGCGCCCGGAGCGACCGCCGGAGATGCGGGTTCGGTGCAGCGGCCATCACTGGTCGATCTACCGCTGTTCCAGTCGTCCGCGTCCGACCGCGGCTTGATCAATGTCGGGGCCGGTATCAAATCGCCGATGATGATGTCGCCGAGCGTGCGGCAGTCTCAGCGCGCCGATCATCAGCAGGCTCGTCTGCTGCAGTCCTATCTCGATCGTCACGCACAAGGCGCGGCCTATGGTAGCGGTGATGCCTGGATGCCGCTGTTGAGGGCCTCCGGCCAAGAGTCGTTGGGTCTGCGTTGA
- a CDS encoding MucB/RseB C-terminal domain-containing protein, whose protein sequence is MFRPLGASLLLVLIWSSSPAVAESEESAGLDCRRLVEKPVPSSASAWFERSLWANHCYVFKARAVRIGGDGVRTIALSHDVRDGIEHEVARFLDGEPVVFERRGRVGRGAFANQDGGVPDSPQAIMARLSEHYRLSLGGEERIAGRRAIRLDIEPLDDMRYGQRLWLDEITALPLKQMLLDTQGRVLETFQITEIEHPAVFDGHLEMDRVRTLPDDSWQPGWLPPGFVAQPVTTASARHAEAVRHRFFSDGLSSLSMFVEPLVPERSALAPGLHRLGISYAAVRHLSLGGQPMQVVAMGELPAEVLVRVVERVSLDADGSVSQEAP, encoded by the coding sequence ATGTTTCGACCGCTAGGGGCTTCCCTCCTGCTGGTGCTGATCTGGTCATCGTCGCCGGCCGTGGCGGAGAGCGAGGAGTCGGCTGGCCTGGACTGCCGCCGCCTGGTCGAGAAGCCGGTGCCGTCCTCCGCCAGCGCCTGGTTCGAGCGCAGCCTCTGGGCCAATCACTGTTACGTCTTCAAGGCCCGCGCCGTGCGTATCGGCGGCGACGGCGTGCGAACGATCGCCCTGTCGCATGACGTCCGCGATGGCATCGAGCATGAGGTGGCACGCTTTCTCGATGGCGAGCCGGTGGTCTTCGAGCGTCGCGGTCGCGTCGGGCGTGGCGCCTTTGCCAACCAGGATGGCGGGGTGCCGGACTCACCGCAGGCGATCATGGCACGTCTCTCCGAGCATTATCGCCTGAGTCTCGGGGGCGAGGAACGCATCGCCGGGCGCCGCGCCATCCGCTTGGATATCGAGCCGCTGGACGACATGCGCTATGGACAGCGCCTCTGGCTGGACGAGATCACGGCCCTGCCGCTCAAGCAGATGCTGCTGGACACCCAGGGACGGGTGCTGGAGACCTTCCAGATCACCGAGATCGAGCATCCGGCGGTCTTCGACGGCCACCTCGAGATGGATCGGGTGCGGACTCTGCCGGATGACTCCTGGCAGCCGGGCTGGCTGCCACCCGGCTTCGTGGCGCAGCCGGTGACAACGGCCAGCGCCCGACATGCCGAGGCGGTGCGCCATCGGTTCTTCAGCGACGGCCTCTCCAGCCTGAGCATGTTCGTCGAGCCCCTCGTGCCGGAGCGGTCGGCGCTGGCCCCCGGGCTGCATCGCCTCGGCATCTCCTATGCCGCGGTCCGCCACCTGTCACTGGGCGGTCAGCCCATGCAGGTGGTCGCGATGGGGGAATTGCCGGCCGAGGTGCTGGTGAGGGTCGTCGAGCGGGTCAGCCTGGATGCCGATGGATCAGTCTCGCAGGAGGCGCCATGA
- a CDS encoding SoxR reducing system RseC family protein, whose translation MTFAQDLSETHCLEASARVEALLPEGARISVLTQSGCAGCASRQGCGTGLLASRKRQRAQQLIVHTSRSLTVGQAVRVGLPARRFLSGAVAVYGLPLLTSLVAGGAAEAWLAAGHPLVPVAFLAGLAGGMSGLALWTRYQSPVYRPVLLDPSPP comes from the coding sequence ATGACGTTCGCCCAGGATCTGTCCGAGACGCACTGCCTCGAGGCGTCGGCCCGGGTCGAGGCTCTGCTTCCGGAAGGCGCCCGGATCAGCGTGCTCACCCAGAGCGGCTGCGCCGGCTGTGCGTCCCGACAGGGCTGCGGTACCGGCCTGCTGGCTAGTCGGAAGCGACAGCGTGCCCAGCAGTTGATCGTTCATACCTCCCGGTCGCTGACGGTCGGCCAGGCGGTACGTGTCGGCCTGCCGGCGCGACGCTTCTTGAGTGGCGCAGTGGCCGTCTATGGCTTGCCTCTGCTGACCTCTCTGGTCGCCGGTGGCGCGGCCGAGGCCTGGCTGGCAGCGGGGCATCCGCTGGTGCCGGTGGCCTTCCTGGCGGGCCTGGCCGGGGGCATGTCGGGGCTGGCCCTGTGGACTCGCTACCAATCCCCGGTCTATCGCCCGGTGTTGCTCGACCCTTCTCCCCCCTGA
- a CDS encoding DegQ family serine endoprotease: MERTLRHSFAFAVLMMLALACASAQARDLPDFTELVEQAAPGVVNISTTRTVTSGGFSYHGPGGEEIPEIFRRFFGDQLPIPGGGQKRERERQSLGSGFVISEDGYIMTNAHVVQDADEILVRLNDRRELEAELVGADAKTDVALLKVDADNLPTLEIGDSDTLEVGEWVAAIGSPFGFDHSVTAGIVSAINRTLPSDAYVPFIQTDVAINPGNSGGPLFNLDGEVVGINSQIFTRNGGFMGLSFAIPISVAMDVADQLKNEGRVSRGWLGVVIQPVSRDLAESFGLEGPTGALIADLDPEGPAARDGLKAGDVIIGVNGEDVDRSSTLPRLVGRVRPGEDVELALMRDGRERELTVTVGAWPDAPGGQQASGPSTGRQARLGLAVMPLEENVRERLGIDGGVRVESVEPGGVAQQAGIRPGDVLVSVDHQAISSPKRLMSVIESLEAGRAVPVRLYREGRSLYVALRLEAD; this comes from the coding sequence ATGGAACGTACGCTTCGCCATTCTTTCGCTTTCGCCGTGCTGATGATGCTGGCCCTGGCCTGTGCCTCGGCCCAGGCCAGGGACCTGCCCGACTTCACCGAGCTGGTCGAGCAGGCGGCCCCGGGCGTGGTCAACATCTCGACGACACGCACCGTGACCTCCGGCGGGTTTTCCTATCACGGCCCCGGGGGCGAGGAAATCCCCGAGATCTTCCGGCGCTTCTTCGGCGATCAGCTCCCGATACCGGGCGGCGGCCAGAAGCGGGAACGCGAGCGCCAGTCGCTGGGTTCCGGCTTCGTGATCAGCGAGGACGGCTACATCATGACCAATGCCCACGTGGTCCAGGATGCCGATGAGATCCTGGTGCGTCTCAATGATCGCCGCGAGCTCGAGGCCGAGCTGGTCGGTGCCGATGCCAAGACCGATGTGGCACTGCTCAAGGTCGACGCCGACAACCTGCCGACTCTCGAGATCGGCGACTCCGATACGCTCGAGGTGGGGGAGTGGGTGGCCGCCATCGGCTCGCCCTTCGGCTTCGATCACTCGGTGACCGCCGGTATCGTCAGCGCTATCAACCGCACCCTGCCGTCCGATGCCTATGTGCCCTTCATCCAGACCGATGTGGCCATCAATCCGGGCAACTCCGGCGGGCCGCTGTTCAATCTCGATGGCGAGGTCGTGGGCATCAATTCGCAGATCTTTACCCGCAACGGCGGCTTCATGGGCCTGTCGTTCGCGATTCCGATCAGCGTAGCCATGGACGTCGCCGATCAGCTCAAGAACGAAGGCCGGGTCAGCCGTGGCTGGCTGGGGGTGGTGATCCAGCCGGTCTCTCGGGATCTGGCCGAGTCCTTCGGCCTGGAAGGTCCGACCGGGGCGCTGATCGCCGATCTCGATCCCGAGGGCCCCGCCGCCCGTGATGGCCTGAAGGCCGGCGACGTCATCATCGGCGTCAACGGGGAGGACGTCGATCGGTCCAGCACCTTGCCGCGGCTGGTGGGGCGCGTCCGCCCGGGCGAGGATGTCGAGCTTGCGCTGATGCGCGACGGTCGCGAGCGCGAGCTGACCGTGACCGTGGGCGCCTGGCCGGATGCGCCGGGTGGCCAGCAGGCATCGGGTCCGTCTACTGGCCGCCAGGCCCGCCTGGGACTTGCGGTCATGCCCCTCGAGGAAAACGTGCGCGAGCGGCTGGGCATCGACGGCGGGGTGCGCGTCGAGTCGGTCGAGCCCGGTGGCGTCGCCCAGCAGGCAGGCATTCGCCCGGGCGACGTGCTGGTCTCGGTGGACCATCAGGCCATTTCTTCACCGAAACGGCTGATGTCGGTGATCGAGTCGCTGGAGGCCGGGCGTGCCGTGCCGGTGCGTCTCTATCGCGAGGGCCGCTCCCTGTACGTGGCGCTGCGCCTCGAGGCCGACTAG
- the lepA gene encoding translation elongation factor 4 translates to MSNNATSKDLSLIRNFSIIAHIDHGKSTLSDRIIQICGGLTDRELKEQVLDSMDIERERGITIKAQSVTLDYQADDGKTYQLNFIDTPGHVDFSYEVSRSLYACEGALLVVDAGQGVEAQSVANCYTAVEQGLEVLPVLNKMDLPQADPDKVSQEIEEIIGLDATDACQVSAKSGMGMEALLERLVRDIPAPKGDRDAPLQALIVDSWFDNYLGVVSLVRVFDGTLKKGDKIRMTSTGRDWPVGEVGIFTPLRKETGILRAGEVGFVVAGIKDIHGAPVGDTITHAKTPDVPRLPGFQKVKPQVYAGMFPVSSDDYEDFRDALEKLALNDASLDYEPENSDALGFGFRVGFLGTLHMEIIQERLEREYNLDLLTTAPTVVYELAMDSGEVIYVSNPSKLPDMANVDEMREPVVRASILVPQEFVGNVITECEQRRGTQLDMQFLGSQIQLTYELPMSEVVMDFFDRLKSITKGYASLDYNFERFEAAKLARLDVLINGDRVDALAVIIHRDHAHSRGRLLVEKMKELIPRQMFDVAIQAAIGGQVVARSTVKALRKNVTAKCYGGDASRKKKLLEKQKAGKKRMKQVGRVEIPQEAFLAVLKVND, encoded by the coding sequence ATGAGCAACAACGCAACGAGCAAAGACCTGAGCCTGATTCGAAACTTCTCGATCATCGCCCACATCGATCATGGCAAGTCGACCCTCTCGGATCGCATCATTCAGATCTGCGGAGGCCTGACCGATCGCGAGCTCAAGGAGCAGGTGCTCGATTCCATGGATATCGAGCGGGAGCGCGGTATCACCATCAAGGCACAGTCGGTCACCCTGGATTACCAGGCCGATGACGGGAAGACCTACCAGCTCAACTTCATCGACACCCCGGGTCACGTCGACTTCTCCTATGAGGTCTCACGTTCGCTCTACGCCTGCGAGGGCGCGCTGCTGGTGGTCGATGCCGGTCAGGGGGTCGAGGCGCAGTCCGTGGCCAACTGCTATACCGCCGTGGAGCAGGGTCTCGAGGTGCTGCCGGTGCTCAACAAGATGGACCTGCCCCAGGCCGACCCGGACAAGGTCAGCCAGGAGATCGAGGAGATCATCGGGCTGGATGCCACCGATGCCTGTCAGGTCTCGGCCAAGAGCGGCATGGGCATGGAAGCACTGCTCGAGCGCCTGGTGCGCGACATCCCGGCCCCCAAGGGCGATCGGGACGCACCGTTGCAGGCGCTGATCGTCGATTCCTGGTTCGACAATTACCTGGGCGTGGTCTCCCTGGTGCGGGTCTTCGACGGCACCCTGAAGAAGGGCGACAAGATCCGCATGACCTCCACGGGCCGCGATTGGCCGGTCGGTGAGGTGGGCATCTTCACGCCGCTGCGCAAGGAAACCGGCATCCTGCGGGCCGGCGAAGTCGGTTTCGTGGTCGCCGGTATCAAGGATATCCACGGCGCGCCGGTGGGTGACACCATCACCCATGCCAAGACCCCCGACGTGCCGCGTCTGCCGGGCTTCCAGAAGGTCAAGCCGCAGGTCTATGCGGGTATGTTCCCGGTCAGCTCCGATGACTATGAGGACTTCCGCGATGCCCTCGAGAAGCTGGCGCTCAACGATGCCTCCCTGGACTACGAGCCGGAGAATTCCGATGCCCTGGGCTTCGGCTTCCGCGTCGGCTTCCTCGGCACCCTGCACATGGAGATCATCCAGGAGCGCCTGGAGCGGGAATACAACCTCGACCTGCTGACCACTGCGCCCACGGTGGTCTACGAACTGGCGATGGACAGCGGCGAGGTCATCTACGTCTCGAACCCCTCGAAGCTTCCGGACATGGCCAACGTTGACGAGATGCGTGAGCCGGTCGTGCGGGCCAGCATCCTGGTGCCCCAGGAGTTCGTTGGCAATGTCATCACCGAGTGTGAGCAGCGCCGCGGCACCCAGCTCGACATGCAGTTCCTGGGCAGCCAGATTCAGCTGACCTACGAGCTGCCGATGTCCGAGGTGGTGATGGACTTCTTCGATCGTCTGAAGTCGATCACCAAGGGCTATGCGTCGCTTGATTACAACTTCGAGCGCTTCGAGGCCGCCAAGCTGGCGCGCCTGGACGTGCTGATCAACGGCGACCGGGTCGATGCCCTGGCAGTCATCATCCACCGCGATCATGCCCATTCCCGTGGCCGCTTGCTGGTTGAGAAGATGAAGGAGCTGATTCCGCGCCAGATGTTCGACGTGGCGATCCAGGCCGCGATCGGCGGCCAGGTCGTGGCTCGCTCGACGGTCAAGGCGCTGCGCAAGAACGTGACCGCCAAGTGCTATGGTGGCGATGCATCCCGCAAGAAGAAGCTGCTCGAGAAGCAGAAGGCGGGCAAAAAACGCATGAAGCAGGTAGGCCGGGTCGAGATCCCGCAGGAGGCCTTCCTCGCCGTGCTCAAGGTGAACGACTAG
- the lepB gene encoding signal peptidase I gives MDFSLLLVVAVAVTGLIWLLDSVWWSKRRQQRPMLATGDGPTGHESDHRESAGVAVPATSAKEPWLVDYARSFFPVLLVVLVLRSFVVEPFQIPSGSMRPTLEIGDFILVNKFTYGLRLPVTNTELVDLGEPERGDVMVFRFPQDPSVNFIKRVIGLPGDRIRYEGKQLYINGEPVAKQLVDGSDTDQLEEVLLEESLGDATHAIYNNFRDPGPQMRELRVPEGHYFMMGDNRDHSNDSRYWGFVPEENIVGEAFAVWMHWNGGLPSFGEVRLID, from the coding sequence ATGGATTTCTCGCTTCTGCTGGTGGTGGCCGTCGCGGTCACCGGGTTGATCTGGCTGCTCGACAGCGTCTGGTGGTCCAAACGCCGCCAGCAGCGCCCGATGCTTGCCACCGGCGACGGCCCTACGGGCCATGAGTCGGATCACAGGGAGAGCGCAGGCGTTGCCGTTCCCGCGACGAGTGCCAAGGAGCCCTGGCTCGTCGACTACGCGCGCTCCTTCTTCCCGGTGCTGCTGGTGGTGCTGGTGCTGCGCAGCTTCGTGGTCGAGCCCTTCCAGATCCCCTCGGGCTCGATGCGCCCGACCCTGGAGATCGGTGACTTCATCCTGGTCAACAAGTTCACCTACGGGCTGCGTCTGCCGGTCACCAACACCGAGCTGGTCGATCTCGGCGAGCCCGAGCGGGGTGACGTGATGGTGTTCCGGTTTCCCCAGGATCCCTCGGTGAACTTCATCAAGCGGGTGATCGGGCTACCGGGCGATCGTATTCGCTACGAAGGCAAGCAGCTCTATATCAATGGCGAGCCGGTCGCCAAGCAGCTGGTCGACGGGAGCGACACCGACCAGTTGGAAGAGGTGCTGCTCGAGGAAAGCCTGGGCGATGCCACCCACGCCATTTACAATAATTTTCGCGACCCGGGGCCGCAGATGCGCGAGCTTCGCGTGCCCGAGGGCCATTATTTCATGATGGGCGACAACCGTGACCACTCCAACGACAGCCGCTACTGGGGCTTCGTGCCGGAGGAGAACATCGTCGGCGAAGCCTTCGCCGTGTGGATGCACTGGAACGGCGGCCTGCCGAGCTTCGGCGAGGTCCGATTGATCGACTGA
- the rnc gene encoding ribonuclease III, whose product MSNPLNAFSRRVGHEFADPGLLELAMTHRSFGGQNNERLEFLGDSIVNFVIAEALFRRFPEAREGQLSRLRARLVKGQTLAELGREFSVGECLRLGSGEMKSGGHRRDSILADAVEAVIGAIYLDAGMDVAKARVLSWFAKRLEALDLQDTQKDPKTRLQEFLQSRQSPLPRYEVVTVDGEAHAQTFTVECHIEMLEEHTVGVGSSRRHAEQQAAELALTRLDPRGGRS is encoded by the coding sequence GTGAGCAACCCCTTGAATGCCTTCAGCCGCCGGGTCGGCCATGAGTTCGCCGATCCCGGCCTGCTGGAGCTGGCCATGACCCATCGCAGCTTTGGCGGCCAGAACAACGAACGGCTCGAGTTCCTCGGCGATTCCATCGTCAACTTCGTGATCGCCGAGGCGCTGTTCCGGCGCTTTCCGGAAGCCCGGGAAGGCCAGCTGTCCCGGCTGCGCGCCCGCCTGGTCAAGGGGCAGACCCTGGCCGAGCTGGGCCGCGAGTTTTCCGTCGGCGAATGCCTGCGCCTGGGCTCCGGCGAGATGAAGAGCGGCGGCCATCGCCGCGACTCGATTCTCGCCGATGCCGTCGAGGCCGTGATCGGCGCCATCTATCTGGATGCCGGCATGGACGTGGCCAAGGCCCGCGTGCTGTCCTGGTTCGCGAAGCGCCTCGAGGCGCTTGATCTTCAGGATACTCAGAAGGATCCCAAGACTCGCCTGCAGGAATTCCTGCAGTCGCGCCAGTCGCCGCTGCCCCGCTATGAGGTGGTGACGGTGGATGGCGAGGCCCATGCCCAGACCTTTACCGTCGAGTGTCATATCGAGATGCTCGAGGAACACACCGTGGGGGTGGGATCGAGCCGCCGCCATGCTGAACAGCAGGCTGCCGAGCTTGCCCTGACACGCCTAGATCCCCGTGGAGGTCGCTCATGA
- the era gene encoding GTPase Era, protein MTQSCGFVAIVGRPNVGKSTLMNRILGQKVSITSRRPQTTRHQVMGIKTEDETQFIYVDTPGMHIMSKDRNKAINRFMNQAATQALRDIDCVVFIVDRTRWAPEDQVVLDKLTHVTAPVILAVNKVDWLEDKASLLPWLEQIGAKRDFAAILPISAKHGTNVPELEAEVAKHLPEGIHHFPDDQITDKSSRFLAAELVREKVMRQLGDELPYQMTVEIEEFKTDQRGTLHISALMMVERQGQKKILIGEAGDRIKKIGREARLEMERAFESKVMLNLWVKVKRGWSDDERALKSLGYDLD, encoded by the coding sequence ATGACTCAGTCCTGTGGCTTCGTCGCCATCGTCGGGCGGCCCAACGTCGGCAAGTCGACGCTGATGAATCGCATCCTCGGTCAGAAGGTCTCCATCACCTCGCGGCGCCCGCAGACCACGCGCCACCAGGTGATGGGCATCAAGACCGAGGACGAGACCCAGTTCATCTATGTCGACACCCCCGGCATGCACATCATGTCGAAGGATCGCAACAAGGCGATCAACCGCTTCATGAACCAGGCGGCCACCCAGGCCCTGCGCGACATCGATTGCGTGGTCTTCATCGTCGACCGCACCCGCTGGGCGCCGGAAGATCAGGTGGTGCTCGACAAGCTGACCCACGTCACCGCGCCGGTGATCCTGGCCGTGAACAAGGTGGACTGGCTCGAGGACAAGGCCAGCCTCCTGCCCTGGCTCGAGCAGATCGGCGCCAAGCGCGACTTCGCCGCCATCCTGCCGATCTCGGCCAAGCACGGTACCAACGTGCCCGAGCTCGAGGCCGAGGTCGCCAAGCACCTGCCGGAAGGCATCCATCACTTCCCCGATGATCAGATCACCGACAAGAGTTCCCGCTTCCTGGCGGCCGAGCTGGTCCGCGAAAAGGTCATGCGCCAGCTGGGGGACGAGCTGCCGTACCAGATGACCGTCGAGATCGAGGAGTTCAAGACCGATCAGCGCGGCACCCTGCACATCAGCGCCCTGATGATGGTCGAGCGTCAGGGGCAGAAGAAGATCCTGATCGGCGAGGCCGGCGATCGCATCAAGAAGATCGGCCGCGAGGCGCGCCTGGAGATGGAGCGCGCCTTCGAATCAAAGGTGATGCTCAACCTCTGGGTCAAGGTCAAACGCGGCTGGTCCGACGACGAGCGGGCCCTGAAGAGCTTGGGCTACGACCTCGACTGA
- the recO gene encoding DNA repair protein RecO gives MQPQPAYLLHKRPYRETSALVDLLTLDHGRIRAVAQGVQRPGSRSRTRLQPFTPLHLTWTGAGELKRLRLMESTGSAPMLVGEGLLCGFYANELLTRLLPLELPVAEVFAFYGAALKELPRPGDRAGALRRLEFSLLEALDAEPVFCDLDGAELDPQTRYVYHGEARRFSALTSGDNRGLDGRTLRLLEQGDWAAPGLAAPARSLARAALAPLLGSRPLRARELMQQLAACRRSG, from the coding sequence ATGCAGCCTCAGCCGGCCTACCTGCTGCACAAGCGCCCCTATCGAGAGACCAGCGCCCTGGTCGACCTGCTGACCCTGGATCATGGCCGCATTCGCGCCGTGGCCCAGGGCGTACAGCGGCCGGGTAGCCGGTCTCGAACCCGGCTGCAGCCCTTCACACCGCTGCACCTGACCTGGACGGGGGCGGGGGAGCTGAAGCGCCTGCGTCTGATGGAGAGTACCGGCAGCGCGCCGATGCTTGTCGGTGAGGGGCTACTGTGCGGCTTCTACGCCAACGAACTGCTGACCCGGCTGCTGCCGCTGGAGCTGCCGGTGGCCGAGGTCTTCGCCTTCTATGGGGCGGCACTGAAGGAGCTGCCGCGACCTGGTGATCGGGCCGGCGCCCTGCGGCGGCTGGAGTTCTCCCTGCTCGAGGCGCTGGACGCCGAGCCGGTGTTCTGTGATCTCGACGGCGCCGAGCTCGATCCCCAGACCCGCTATGTCTACCACGGCGAGGCGCGTCGTTTCAGTGCGCTGACCTCAGGCGACAACCGTGGCCTCGATGGCCGCACCCTCAGGCTGCTGGAACAGGGCGACTGGGCGGCGCCAGGACTCGCCGCGCCGGCGCGCTCGCTGGCGCGGGCCGCTCTGGCGCCGCTGCTCGGCTCGCGGCCCCTCAGGGCTCGCGAGCTGATGCAGCAACTGGCCGCATGCCGCCGTTCCGGCTGA